One Glycine max cultivar Williams 82 chromosome 3, Glycine_max_v4.0, whole genome shotgun sequence DNA window includes the following coding sequences:
- the LOC100778103 gene encoding cathepsin B-like protease 2: MASTHLLPLATFFLLLSASYLQIAGAEAQPLTSLKLNSHILQESTAKEINENPEAGWEAAINPRFSNYTVEQFKRLLGVKPMPKKELRSTPAISHPKTLKLPKNFDARTAWSQCSTIGRILDQGHCGSCWAFGAVESLSDRFCIHFDVNISLSVNDLLACCGFLCGSGCDGGYPLYAWRYLAHHGVVTEECDPYFDQIGCSHPGCEPAYRTPKCVKKCVSGNQVWKKSKHYSVSAYRVNSDPHDIMAEVYKNGPVEVAFTVYEDFAYYKSGVYKHITGYELGGHAVKLIGWGTTDDGEDYWLLANQWNREWGDDGYFKIRRGTNECGIEEDVTAGLPSTKNLVREVTDMDADAAVSF, from the exons ATGGCTTCAACTCATCTGCTTCCCCTAGCAACCTTCTTCTTACTTCTCTCCGCTTCTTATCTCCAG ATTGCTGGGGCGGAAGCACAACCGTTGACTAGTCTCAAGCTTAACTCTCATATTCTTCAG GAGTCTACTGCTAAAGAGATTAATGAAAATCCCGAGGCAGGATGGGAGGCTGCTATAAATCCTCGTTTCTCCAATTATACA GTTGAACAATTTAAGCGCCTTCTTGGAGTCAAACCAATGCCTAAGAAGGAACTTAGAAGTACACCTGCTATATCTCACCCAAAGACGTTGAAATTGCCAAAGAATTTTGATGCGAGGACAGCTTGGTCGCAGTGTAGCACTATTGGAAGAATTCTAG ATCAG GGTCACTGTGGTTCTTGTTGGGCATTTGGTGCTGTTGAATCATTGTCAGATCGCTTTTGCATTCATTTTGATGTT aatatctctctctctgTTAATGACCTTCTTGCATGCTGTGGCTTTCTGTGTGGATCTGGCTGTGATGGAGGATATCCCTTATATGCATGGCGATACTTAGCCCACCATGGTGTTGTCACTGAAGAG TGTGACCCATATTTTGATCAAATTGGCTGTTCTCATCCTGGTTGTGAGCCAGCTTATCGGACTCCCAAGTGTGTTAAAAAGTGTGTAAGTGGAAACCAAGTTTGGAAGAAGTCAAAGCACTATAGTGTTAGTGCATACAGAGTCAACTCTGATCCCCATGATATCATGGCGGAAGTTTACAAGAATGGGCCAGTTGAAGTTGCATTTACCGTTTATGAG GATTTTGCTTACTACAAATCAGGAGTTTACAAACACATCACTGGTTATGAACTAGGTGGTCATGCAGTAAAGCTAATTGGGTGGGGAACAACTGATGATGGGGAGGACTATTGG CTTCTCGCAAATCAGTGGAACAGAGAATGGGGAGAT GATGGTTACTTCAAGATCCGAAGAGGGACAAACGAATGTGGGATTGAAGAGGATGTAACAGCTGGTTTGCCTTCCACCAAAAACCTCGTCAGAGAGGTGACTGATATGGATGCTGACGCTGCTGTTTCATTCTGA